One stretch of Enterobacter sp. RHBSTW-00994 DNA includes these proteins:
- a CDS encoding heavy metal response regulator transcription factor yields MKLLLVEDEEKTSSYINLALKEQGYVVDIASDGREGLYLATEFDYDVIILDIMLPYLDGYQLLDNLRKSKQTPVLMLSARGSLDERVKGLNLGADDYLAKPFSLIELSARIQALLRRRAIDNQGISLFQLHDLQIDLLSRKVTRSGARLDLTQKEFALLSLLVRYQGQILSKMMIAERVWDMNFESDANVVEVAIKRLRTKIDTPFPVKLLHTVRGMGYVLELRPEHD; encoded by the coding sequence ATGAAACTTCTGTTAGTAGAAGATGAGGAAAAAACCTCTTCATATATCAATCTGGCGCTTAAAGAACAGGGATACGTGGTAGATATAGCGTCAGATGGACGCGAAGGATTATATCTTGCCACCGAATTTGATTATGACGTCATTATTCTGGATATCATGCTCCCTTACCTGGATGGTTACCAGTTACTTGATAATCTTAGAAAATCGAAACAAACGCCCGTACTCATGCTTTCAGCGAGAGGAAGTCTGGATGAGAGGGTCAAAGGCCTTAACCTCGGTGCTGACGATTATCTTGCCAAACCCTTCTCGTTAATTGAACTGAGTGCACGGATCCAGGCTCTTCTTCGCCGCCGGGCGATTGACAACCAGGGGATCTCCCTCTTCCAGTTGCACGATCTACAGATAGATCTTTTATCCCGTAAAGTTACTCGTAGTGGCGCACGACTCGATTTAACGCAGAAGGAATTCGCATTGTTGAGTTTGCTTGTCCGGTATCAGGGGCAGATACTCTCAAAAATGATGATCGCCGAACGAGTCTGGGACATGAACTTCGAGAGTGATGCCAACGTTGTCGAAGTAGCGATCAAACGACTCAGGACTAAAATTGATACTCCCTTTCCCGTCAAACTCCTGCATACCGTCAGAGGTATGGGATACGTGCTGGAGCTGCGCCCTGAACATGATTAG
- a CDS encoding heavy metal sensor histidine kinase encodes MLRGSISRKLVIMFGLTTLSIALTYAVCLRESLRESLNKQMHNELQFRFTLMEPLITSRTAPTEWSQLGTRMASLSTTEGGRVQYWITSSDPAYHIGGPPPQGITLSQLKDGFSKIAKDNPAECPLYLLTKTIPAHGIIPSLHFIVAIDSTPYINTLNEFTRVLIFITTSGVLLVTVSGYIISRRGLRPVELLSKQANQLVPGVDGQRLNTQTLPCELRPLAVAFNGLLARQDKAWSQLECFNANVAHELKTPLTNLIGQTQFSLSRRRTIEQLEDALESNLEEMSRMASIVNDMLFLSHAQTGKFTTQCEKISLKTEAVKTVEYIEPIFSDKNLHLSIEGEATVFADRRLFNRALANLLENSARHAFVDSMITIRLSEKKDTVYISVENAGEQIESHHLERLFERFYRVDSSRTQSDTNHGLGLSIIKAIAYIHGGDVFATSSHGINTFGFTISKKS; translated from the coding sequence TTGTTGAGAGGTTCAATTTCGCGAAAACTGGTCATCATGTTTGGTCTTACGACACTGAGTATAGCGCTGACCTACGCTGTTTGTTTACGTGAATCACTGCGGGAATCCCTGAACAAACAAATGCATAACGAACTTCAGTTCCGTTTTACACTGATGGAGCCGTTAATTACATCCAGAACAGCGCCAACAGAATGGTCTCAGTTGGGTACGCGTATGGCCAGCCTGTCTACCACAGAAGGTGGGCGCGTTCAGTACTGGATCACCAGTTCGGATCCTGCCTATCACATCGGTGGCCCGCCACCGCAAGGAATTACATTATCGCAACTCAAAGATGGGTTTAGCAAAATCGCCAAAGACAATCCCGCAGAGTGTCCACTTTATCTTTTAACAAAAACCATTCCTGCCCATGGCATCATACCCTCATTGCACTTTATTGTTGCTATAGATTCAACACCTTATATAAATACTCTTAATGAATTTACGCGGGTTTTAATTTTTATCACTACCTCAGGTGTACTACTGGTGACAGTATCAGGTTACATTATTTCGCGAAGAGGCTTGCGGCCTGTCGAATTACTCAGTAAGCAGGCCAACCAATTGGTACCTGGTGTCGATGGGCAGCGATTAAACACGCAAACCCTTCCCTGTGAACTTCGCCCACTGGCAGTGGCATTTAACGGGCTATTGGCTCGTCAGGATAAAGCCTGGTCTCAGCTTGAATGCTTTAACGCAAATGTCGCACATGAGCTAAAAACCCCCCTGACCAACCTTATTGGACAAACGCAATTTTCACTCTCACGAAGAAGAACAATAGAACAACTTGAAGATGCGCTTGAGTCCAATCTGGAAGAAATGTCCAGAATGGCTTCTATTGTCAATGATATGCTTTTCCTATCCCATGCGCAGACAGGGAAATTTACCACGCAATGTGAAAAAATATCCCTCAAAACGGAAGCAGTCAAAACAGTAGAATACATTGAACCTATTTTTTCAGACAAAAATCTCCACCTGAGCATTGAAGGTGAAGCAACCGTATTTGCCGATCGTCGTTTGTTCAATCGGGCGCTGGCAAATTTACTTGAAAATAGTGCCAGGCATGCTTTTGTTGATTCCATGATCACCATCAGATTAAGCGAAAAAAAAGATACGGTCTATATTTCAGTAGAAAATGCAGGGGAGCAAATAGAATCCCATCATCTTGAAAGGCTCTTTGAACGTTTTTACAGAGTCGACAGTTCAAGAACTCAAAGTGATACCAATCATGGATTAGGCCTTTCGATAATAAAAGCCATTGCGTATATCCATGGAGGCGATGTTTTCGCGACCAGTTCTCATGGCATTAATACCTTCGGGTTTACCATAAGCAAAAAATCGTAA